The Nocardia sp. NBC_01503 sequence ACTCACCGTGGTGTCGTTCGTCGTGCACTGGTCGCGGATCGGTGACACCTATCATTCGGCCGGAAATTTCGCGGGCGCACTGGGTTTGACGCTGCTGTCGCTGGCCTATCTGCCCAATGCGCTGATCGATGCGGTGAGCGTGCTGCTCGGCGGCCAGGTGCGGATCGGCGCGGGGTCGCTGAGTCTGTTCGGCATCGACGGCGCGCCCGTCCCGGCGGTACCGGTGCTGGCGGCCGTACCGTCCGGCCCGGTCGCGGCCTGGTGGCTGGTCTTTCTCATCGCTCCGGCGGCCGTCGGCGTGCTCGGCGGCCTGGACTGCGGCCGCGGTACCGATGACCGCCCCACCGCGCCGTGGGCGACGCTCACCGCCGCCGCCTCGGCCGCGGTGCTGATCGCGCTGCTCGGTGCCGTGGCCGGTGGTGAGCTCGGCACCTTCGGCTGGATCGGCCCCGATGCCTTGATCGCGGCGGTGCTGGCCTTTCTCTGGTTCGCCGCCACCGGTTATGTCGGCATGCTCGGCGCGCGCTGGTTCGCCCCCGTCGAGGTGCCTGCGGCCGAATACGACTACGACGACAATGAATACGACACCGAGTACGAGGACGACGGCTACGACGGCGAGTACGCCGAGGACGACTACTACGAGGACGACGAGTACGACGACTACTACGACGATGACGATCCGGGTCATGTGGTCGAGGTCGACGGCGAACTCCTGGACGAACCCGACGCCCTCGACCACGAACCGCACGCCGAATCGGCGGAGAACTCCGACATAGTCGACGCCGAAGTGGTAGAGGGAGACCTGCCGGACAACCCTGAAGTGGACGGTCGTTAGGCTCTAGGGCGGCGGATCGCATTCCGCCGTTCCCTTTCCGCCCGATACCCAGGGAGTAGTGCGCTGAGCTCCACGCCCACCCAGCTGCTACCGCCGTCCGCGCCCGCGACGGTCGTCGTGCTCGCCTCCGGCACCGGTTCGCTGCTGCGTTCGCTGCTCGAAGCGACTCGGGAGCCGGGTTATCCGGCCCGGGTCGTCGCCGTCGGCGTGGATCGCGATTGCGCGGCCCTCGATCATGCCGAGGCCTTCGACGTTTCGTCGTTCATGGTCGAGTTGAGCGATTTCGAGGATCGCGCGGCCTGGGATCAGGCGCTGACCGAGATCGTCGACGCGTTCTCGCCGGATCTGGTGGTCTCGGCCGGGTTCATGAAGATCCTCGGCCCCCGCTTCATGCAGCGGTTCGGTGGCCGGATCATCAATACCCATCCGGCGCTGCTGCCCGCCTTCCCGGGCGCGCACGGGGTGCGGGACGCACTGGCCTACGGCGTGCGGGTGACCGGTTCGACCGTGCACCTGGTGGATTCCGGCGTGGATACCGGACCGATCCTGGCGCAGGAGGCGGTCGAGGTGCTGCCCGGTGACGACGAGGCGGCGCTGCATGAGCGCATCAAGGTTGTGGAGCGCCGGCTGCTGGCGGAGACCGTCGCAGCCGTCGCGGTCCGAGGCATTGTCTCCGATGGACGAAAGGCAGTTATCCCGAATGAGGTTCTCCGGTGAGTGAGCGTAAGCCGATCAAGCGGGCCCTGGTAAGCGTCTACGACAAGACCGGTCTGATCGAATTGGCCTCCGGTCTGCACGCTGCGGGCGTGGAGCTGGTCTCGACCGGTTCGACCGCCGGCAAGATCGCCGATGCCGGCATCCCGGTCACCAAAGTCGAAGACCTGACCGGTTTTCCGGAGACCCTGGATGGCCGCGTCAAGACGCTGCACCCGCGCGTGCACGCCGGCATTCTGGCCGACACCCGCAAGGATGAGCACCTGGATCAGCTCGTCGAACTCGGTGTCGAGGCCTTCCAGCTGGTCGTGGTGAACCTGTACCCGTTCACCCAGACCGTGGCCAGTGGCGCGAGCGTCGACGAATCGGTCGAGCAGATCGATATCGGCGGACCGTCCATGGTGCGCGCCGCGGCCAAGAACCACCCCTCCGTCGCGGTGGTCGTGGACACCAATGAGTACGACAGCGTGCTGAAGGCGGTGCAGGGCGGCGGTTTCACCTTCGCCGAGCGAACCGCTTTGGCCGCCAAGGCTTTCCAACACACCGCCAGCTACGATGTGGCCGTCGCCAGCTGGATGACCAGCGTCGCGGTCCCGGCCGCCGAGGCCGCCGACGGCGTGGAATCCGATGCGTCGCAGCGTTTCCCGGCCTGGGTCGGCGCGACCTGGAACCGTGATTCAGTGCTGCGCTACGGCGAGAACCCGCATCAGGGCGCGGCGCTGTACACCAGCGAGGCCGGTGCGCAGGGTCTGGCGCAGGCGAAGCAGTTGCACGGCAAGGAGATGTCGTACAACAACTACACCGATGCCGATGCCGCCTGGCGTGCCGCGTTCGACTTCGACGAGCCCGCGGTCGCGATCATCAAGCACGCCAACCCGTGTGGTGTCGCGGTGGCGTCGGATATCGCGCAGGCGCATCGCAAGGCGCACGCCACCGATCCGGTCAGCGCGTACGGCGGCGTCATCGCGGCCAATCGTGAGGTGAGTGTGGAGATGGCCGAGCAGGTCGCGGAGATCTTCACCGAGGTCATCGTCGCGCCCGGTTACGCCAATGGTGCGGTGGAAGTGTTGCAGCGCAAGAAGAATGTGCGCGTACTCGTCGCCACCCCGGCCCAGCGCAAGGGTGTGGAGCTGCGCCCGGTCAGCGGCGGACTGCTGCTGCAGGACCGTGACATCCTCGATGCCGAGGGTGACAGCGCGGCCGACTGGACCCTCGCCGCCGGCGAGGCCGCCGACGAGCAGACCCTCGCCGATCTCGAATTCGCCTGGCGGGCTTGCCGTTCGGTGAAGTCGAACGCGATCCTGCTGGCGCACGACGGTGCGGCCGTCGGTGTGGGTATGGGGCAGGTCAACCGGGTCGACTCCTGCAAGCTGGCCGTGGACCGCGCCGGTGAGCGCGCCCAGGGTTCGGTGGCTGCCTCCGACGCGTTCTTCCCGTTCTCGGACGGTCCGCAGATTCTGGTCGCCGCGGGCGTGCGCGCCATCGTGCAGCCCGGTGGATCGATCCGTGACAAGGACACCATCGAGCTGTGCAAGGAAGCCGGTGTCACCCTGTACCTGACAGGTTCGCGCCACTTCGCGCACTGAGTGAAAGCCCTACGGGTGTAAAAGCTTTCAGGGCTCGTCCGGGCCGGTTGCAGATCGTGAAAGCGATCCGCAACCGGCCCTGTGCTTTTCGAACCCGTATTGGGACTACTTGCCGCTCAACACTTCTCGGTCACCCAGCGGGGACTTCAGCTGGATCTGCAGGCTGCCGAAGACGGCGATCATGGTGCACATGCGGCCCACCGCGTCGGCGCGGGTGCCCGAGCGCAGGGCGATCGTGACACTCTTGGCGGTCTCGGTGGTGGTGACGTCCACGCCGTAGCATTCGGGCGAGCCGGTGGTGAAGTTGACGGCGATCTTGTCATCCGCCAGGCGGGTCCAGCTGTCGAATTGCAGTGGATGCGGGTTCACAATGCCTGGGTCGGCGGTGAATTCGCGGCCCAGTTGCCCCTGCGGCGCCTCGGTGGGGGCCGGGTCGGCGCTGGTGGTGCCGGTGCCGGTTGTTGTTTTGTCGCCAGTCTTTTCGGTGTCGCCGCAGGCCGCGAGGGTCAGGCTCAGCAGGGCGGCGACGGCGGTGGCGGTGAGGCGGCGGCCTCGGGTCCCGTACATGCGGACCACCCTAACGGTCAGACCGGTCGGGGCGGATATGGACGTATAGCGAACTCCCAGCGACAGTGAGCCAAATTATCCGGGGACTCGGCGCGTAATCCGCACCCGGACCGGGGCGGGAGCAGTAACCTCGGTAGGAGATGTGCGAATGCACTTACGCGCCATCGAATTATCTGTAGCTCTCCCCTCCGGAAAGGACCCACCATGGGCGACGCATTGAAGGTTGGCGAAGAACTTGGTCTCGGACAGTCGCTCGTGGGCGGCGCGTACTCCCTGACTCTGCAAGATGATGGCAACCTGGTGCTGGCCGATCCCAGCGGCAAGGTCGAGTGGGCGTCGGCCACCAACGGCAAGGGCGTGAAGCGCGCGGCGCTGCAGGCGGACGGCAACTTCGTCCTCTACAGCGACAGCGGCGCCGAATGGTCCACCGAGACCAATGGCAAGTCCGTCGATCGCCTGGTCGTGCAGCCGGACCGCAATGTGGTCCTCTACGGTGACGGCGGGGCCGTCTGGTCCACCGGCACCAACACGGACAACCCGATCGCGGCTCCGGTCGAAGAGGTCGCCACCCAGGCCGCGGCCGTCGAGGACGCGCCCCCGCCGCCGCCCCCGGCCGCCCAGACCTACACGGTCGAGCCCGGCGACACCCTGTGGGCGATCGCCGAGCGCTTCTACGGTGACGGCAACCGCTACCAGCAGATCGCCGACGCCAACGGCATCCCCAACCCGGATGCCATCAACGCCGGTCAGGTCCTGACCATCCCGTAAGTCGCGGCGCCGCAACACAGCTGAACGAGTCCCCGAGTGCGAGCACTCGGGGACTCTGCTTATGCGGGGGAGGGACTCTTCGAGTCCCAGGGGCTCCGCCTCCGCACCTCACCGGCGCGGCGGGCTCGCTTCCTACCTCGATTTGCCTTGCGCCCCCGATACGAAAGCATCGGGGGCGCAATGTTTTTCACTGCCCGGGAGCTGCGTCAGCGGCTCGTGGTGAAGGGGAGCAGCGCCATTTCGCGGGCGTTCTTCACGGCAATGGCGACCTGGCGCTGTTGCTGGGGGGTGAGGCCGGTGACGCGGCGGCTGCGGATTTTGCCGCGGTCGGAGATGAACGTGCGGAGCAGGTTCACGTCCTTGTAGTCGACGGTCTCGACGCCGGCGGCGATCAGTGGGTTCTTCTTGGGTTTGCGGCCCTGCTCGGCGCGGGCCTTCTTCGAGGGTGCTCGCTTCACTGCCATGTCAGCGGTTCCTTCTCACGAGATCTGTGGGTGGTTACCAGCTCGATTTATGTACACCGGGCAGTTCTCCGCGGTGAGCCATTTCGCGTACGCGTATGCGCGAAAGGCCGAACTTGCGGAGATGACCACGTGGGCGTCCATCCGCGGCGTCCCGATTGCGCAATCGTACCGGACTGGCATCGCGCGGCAGCCGCGCCAGGGCCGCGTACAACTCGCCTACGCTTCGCTCCGGCTGTTCGCGGCCCTGGTGACCCCGTTTCTTCTCTCCCTCCGCTCCTCCGCTGCGCTCCCCCGCTCCACTCGGTCCAGAAACGGGGCGGGCCGCGAACTCCAGGGCGGACTGTTTGCGGATCAGCTCCTTGAGTTCGGCGCGTCGAGCTGCGTACCTGGCCACTATCTCTTTGCGCTGCTCGTTCTTGACGATCTTCGACTTCTTCGCCATGTCAACGGCTTTCGCGGAAGTCGACGTGCCTGCGAACCCTCGGGTCGTACTTGCGCAGGGTCATGCGGTCGGGGTCGTTGCGCCGGTTCTTGCGGGTGACGTAGGTGTAGCCGGTTCCGGCGGTGGAGACGAGTTTGACGATCGGCCGGAGTTCGGTCGATTTCGATGCCATCTGATGCTCCTCAGATCTTCTGGCCGCTGGCGCGCAGCCGGGCGACGACCGCTTCGATGCCGTCGCGGTCGATGGTCTTGACGCCCTTGGTGGAGACGTTCAGCGTGATGCGTCGGTCCTCGCTGGGCAGGTAGTAGGTCTTGCGCTGGATATTGGGGTTCCAGCGCCGGTTGGTCCGGGTGTGTGAGTGTGAAACGGACTTGCCGAAGCCGGGTTTGCGCCCGGTGACCTGGCAGATGGCCGACATATCCACCCTTTCTGCAGATGACAATCATTTTCGACAACGGGTTTATTCCAATGTACGCTGAGCCCCCTGTAAATGAAAATCGTTGTCGAAAGGGGATCCGGTGGATGACCGAACACCCGTGCTGGTGATCGCCGGTCTGCCCGGCCGCGCCGCCGAAGGCGTACTGCGCGCGGCCGAGCGGCTCGGCTCCGAGCTGGGCACCGTGGTGGTCCGGCATGACCTCGCCGAACTGCGCGAGGGTGTGGTGCGCCGGACCGTGCACACCACACCGCTGCTGTCCGGCCGGCCGGTTCGCGAGGAGGTGAACGTGCTCGAACTCGCGCACGGCTGCGTCTCGTGCACGCTGCGCGCGGATCTGCTGCCCTATCTCTGCGTACTGGCGCAACGTGATTCGGTGCGGCGCATTGTGCTCGCACTGGATCCGGCCTTCGAGGCCGAGGCGGTCTGCCAGGCCATTCGGGATGTGGTGGTGAGCGGGGTGCCGGGCCGGGTGGATGGTCCGGCCGGGCGCGCCGTGCGTATCGAGGCGGTGCTCACCTGTGTCGATGCCCGGGACTGGCTGGCCGACGCGACCGGTGACGACACCCTGGCCGAGCGCGGCCACGCCACCGCCGAGGATGATCGCACCGTGGCCCAACTGGCGGTCGGTCAGGTCGAATTCGCCGATGCCCTACTGGGTTTCGATGGTGGAGCCGATCCGGATATCCGCATGCGAACCGGTGCCGTGCTGGCTCGGCTGGCTCCGCGCGCACCGATCGCCTGGCTCGACGAGCCCGCCTCCCTCGGCGCGCACGCACACTCCGAAATGCTGCGCGCCGACGCGCTTTTCGGTCTGCTGGATCGGATTCCCGCCGATTCCCGTTGCGGTGCCGGCTTCGATCCGCATGCCTGCCTGCTGCGTGGCGAACCGCCGCTGGAGCCGGATTGCGGTGTGGCACTGGTGGAGTTCGACACCGACCGCCCCTTCCACCCGGACCGGCTGCACTCGGCGATCGACGTGCTGCTCGACGGCGTGGTGAGCGCGCGCGGCCGCATCTGGTTGGCGACGCAGCCGGATGAGGTGGTGTGGCTGGAGTCGGCGGGCGGTGGTCTGCGGATCGGTGGGGCCGGAAAATGGCTGGCCGCAATGGCTTCCGAGGAGATCGCGCAGGTCGATCCGGAGCGGCAGCTGATGGCGTCCCTGCGCTGGCATGAGCACTTCGGTGACCGGCACAGCTCGCTGGTGATTCTGGTGCACGAGGCCGATGCGCAGGAGATCCGGCATGCCCTGCACTGGGCACTGGTCGACGAGGACGAATTGCGGCAGGTGCGGTTCGCCCCGGAGCGGGTGGCCGAGTGGGGTGATCCGTTCGGTGATCAACACGAGGAGCCCTGTGACACAACAAAATCCACGCCGGTGATCGGCGACGGCGGTTCCCGGCAACAGGAAAGGTGATGTGATGAAGGCAGGAATCCATCCCGACTACCATCCGGTGGTCTTCGAGGACGCGGGCACCGGAAAGCGTTTTCTGACCCGCTCCACCGCGACCTCGGATCGCACGATCGAATGGACGGACGGTAATTCATATCCGCTCATGGTGGTCGATGTGACCTCGGATTCGCATCCGTTCTGGACGGGTTCACAGCGAGTCCTCGATACCGCGGGTCGCGTGGAGAAGTTCGAACGCCGCTATGGCAAACGCGTACGCGGCAATTCCATCGTGCAAGAGGAGAATTGATATGGCGGTGCCCAAGCGTCGAATATCGCGTTCGAATACCCGTAGTAGGCGTTCACAGTGGAAAGCTACTGCGCCCGATCTGATTTCGATCAAGGTCGGTGGCGTGGAGTATCGGATTCCGCGTAGGCTGTCGCGCGCGGTGCGGCGCGGGCTGTTGGATCCCGCGAAACTCTGATTCCGAACACGACGACGCCGGGTGCTCATTCGAGCGCCCGGCGTCGGTTGTCGCGGTGTCAGCCTTCCTTGGCTGCGAGCTCCACCAGCGTGGCGGCGAGCCGGAAGAACTTATTGTTGCCCAGGTCGGCAATGGTCTTGACGCCGAGGGCTTCCAGCAGCTGAGTGTCATGCTTCTCGGTCAGTCCGGCGAGTGCGGACGGTGGCGCGGACAGGATCTCCTTGACGGACTTGTCTTCGTAGGCCTTGTCGAGAACTTTGTCGAGTACCACGTTGACGGCCATGAAGCCTCCTTCGGTAGAACACGAGCGGACTCCGCCGACGATAGTGGGAATGTCGCTGCGCCACCATAGATCTGCGTCCGTTGTCGTGCAGGAAGGGCTCTCGGACTTTGTGGGTGCTTCCAAAAAGTCTTCTCAAAGTTGTGAATCCGTGCCCTGGCGGCGGTATCCTCGTGGCCGAGGGCGGGTTCTTCTGACTACAGAAGAACCCGCTCATCGCCACTTTCGGGGCAGGTCACTTCCGTTGCGCGCCGGAACAATTCCGACAAATCAACCAATTTGGTTGTCTGCCGCGCCAATAGGACTTGGCGGAGTGGTGGATTGTCCGTTAGGTCCGCTCTGGGCGCTCTGTGGGATCTCACCCCAGCCGGGCAGCGGTACGGCGGGTAGCAGTTGTTCGAGCCGTCCCAATCCGGTGGCGAGGGCCAGTGCGGGCGCCTCGATGAGCGAGAGTGGGAACGGCCAGTTCAATCCGGAGAGCCGGGCCACCTCGCTGCTCAGCTCGGCGGTGGTGGCCTCCAGATCGCTGACTTCCGTGCGCAGTTCGTCGATCTTGGTGAGTGCGCTGGCCAATGCGTCGACCACGGTGAGGTGGTTTCCGGCGGGATCGTCGCCGAGCTGTGGCCAGCCCGCGAGACCGGGTCCGCGCAGCTGGATCTGGATGTCGCGGAGTATTTCGTCCTGTTCGGGAGTCAAGTCTTGTTCCTCCGGTTCAATGTCCCATTGGCCGAAATCCATATGGTCGGTTTCGTTTACATCGCATTCGACGCCGTCGATGACGACCTGCCGGCCGGTCTGAAAAAGCTGTGCGCGGGGTTCCCGATTGCCACCCGACCACGCGATGGTCTGCCACGCCCAGGTCGCCACCCCGGCGTCCAGAGCCCGGCTCAGCGGCCAATAGCCGCCGTAGATGCCGACATTCGCCCGCCCGAGCACCGAGGCCGCACCATCCAGATACGCGTTGATGGGCTCCTGCTGCGGTGGCGTGGCGTCGAAATCGGCGGAGAAGTAGATGGGGCGATCCGGGCGTCCGCCGCAGCGCAGCACGCGCGCCAGCCCCGCCCGCGCATCGGTGACGCCCGCCCCGTAGCCGTCGAGCATGCGGGCGGCGGTGGTCTCCCAATTGGACACGATCGAAATATTGTGTGCGCGCAGATCGTCCGCCTCGGCAGGGGTCAGGATCTTGCCGGGCAGTGCCGCGCCGCCTTCGGAAAGATACCGGACCACGAAGTCGAAACCGGCCGCTCGGATCGCACTTGCGGCGGGACGGCCCGCCGCGTAATCCAGCCCGAAACGCATGGCATTCACTGTAATTCGCGGGACACGCCGAGAGTAGGCATTCGGTAAGTCGATCTACCCGACCTGATGAACTCCGGGAATTCTCCGGAGCGCAGTGGTTGACTGGGTGCGGCTGTGTGATGGGCGTCACTACAACCGCTATTGATTACTTTGCTGTACTTCAGAAACGGAGATGACCGATGCCTGTACGCGAGGAGGCGTGGCCCCCGGGCACGCCGTGCTGGGTCGACTGCCAGGTCGACGATCCGGCCAAGGCCGGTGAGTTCTACGCGGCACTGTTCGGCTGGGACGTGCTGGGCGGCGGGGAGGACACCGGGGGCTATCTGATGGCGTTCCGCGACGGGCAGCCCGTCGCGGGGATCGGCCCCAAGCCCGAGGTGGGGGTGCCCTCGGTCTGGACCACCTACTTCGCGGTCCTGGACGCCGACGCCAGCGCCGCGGCGGTGATCGCCGCCGGTGGCCGAATGCTGGTGCCGCCCTTCGATGTGATGGAGTTCGGCCGCATGTTCGTGGCCGCGGATGTCTCGGGTGCGCCGTTCGCGGTGTGGGAGGCGCGAGCGCACAATGGCGCGGCGGTGCACAACGAGCATGGCGCGTTCGCCTGGAACGATCTGCGCACCGGAACCTTCGACGCGGCAAAGACCTTCTACGCCAGTGTCTTCGGCTTCACTTTCGCCGAATTCGACGATGCGACCATGCGGTACGCCACACTGGTGCCGCCGGGTCACACCGATCCGGTGGGCGGTATCAATGACGACACCCGCAATGGCGCGGCGCCCGAGCAGCCGTACTGGCTCGCCTGGTTCCAGTTCGACGGTCTCGACGACGGTCTGAAGCGCGCGCAGGAGTTGGGTGCGACGGTGCTGCTGCCCGCGCAGGACGGTCCGTTCGGCCGGATGGCGATCCTGGCCGCACCGCAGGGGGAGTTGTTCGCCCTGCTCGATCCGAGCGAGACGATGGGGGAGATGCCCGTACCGAAGGGTTGATTCGGAGCCGCGTCCGTACGCGATGCCTGGTCCAGGCGGTGGTGTGCTGCTCACCGCCGCTCGGTCCGCATCGTGTGTTTTGTCGTGTTAGCATGCGGACGCATCAAAGTTGTTGTGGTGGGGTGGGTTTCGATGAGAGTTGTTGTTCAGCAAAGCAAGTGCATCGCCTCCGGCAATTGCGTGATGCGCGCAGGCCAGGTCTTCGATCAGCGTGATGATGACGGTCTCGTCATTCTGCTCGACGAGAATCCAGTCCCCGGGCACGCCGGCGCGGTGCGCCTGGCCGCCGAATTCTGTCCCGCGCAAGCAATTCAGATCGAGGAATGACGTATACCCATGTTCGAAGCAGTTGCCGACAGCACCTCCGACCTACCCGTTCATCCCGTGCGACGCTCGTCGGGTTGCCCGTTCTCCCCACCGCAGGCCGTTCGCGACCTCGCCGCCGCCGCACCGGTCTCCAAGGTGCAGATCTGGGACGGCCAGGAGGCGTGGCTGGTCACCGATTACACCGAGGCCCGCGCGCTCTTCGGTGACGCGCGGGTCAGCGTGGATGGTGCGCTGCCCGGTTTCCCGCACCTCAACGAGGGTATGAAGGCGCTGGCGGCGATGGCCCCGCGCACCATGTTCAATACCGACGGTGAGGAGCATGCCCGGTACCGCCGCATGCTGACCAAGCCGTTCATGATCAAGCGGCTGGACGCGCTGAAGCCGGTCATCCAGAAGTACATCGACGAGCACATCGACCTCATGCTCGACGGCGGCAACTCCGCCGATCTGGTGCAGGCGCTCGCGCTGCCGGTGCCCTCGCTGGCCATCTGCGAACTGCTCGGCGTCCCCTATGAGGATCACGCCTTCTTCCAGCGCAGTTCGGCTGTCGGCTTCAGTGGTGACACCTCCGCGGAGGAGCATCAGGAGGTCACCATCGGCCTGCTGCAGTATCTGATGAAGCTGCTCGACGCCAAGGCCGAGAGCCCGGCCGAGGACATGCTCTCGGATATGGCCGAACTGATTCGCGCCGGTGAGCTGCAGCCCTGGGAGGGTGCGCTGGAGGCGGTCGGCATGCTGGTGGCCGGGCATGAGACCACCGCGAATATGATCCCGCTCAGCGTGATGGCGCTGCTGGAGCGCCCCGACCAGCTGGCGCTGATCCGCGATACCGAGGATCCCAAGGTGCTCGGCAACGCGGTCGACGAGCTGATCCGCTATATGAGCATCGTGCAGACCGGTCAGCGCCGAATCGCGCTGGAGGATATCGAGATCGGCGATCTGACGGTGCGCGCGGGCGAGGGTCTCATCCTCGACATCCCGTCGGCGAACTGGAGCGCCGAGACTTTCGAGAATCCGGAGGTACTGGATCTGGAGCGCCCGAACGCGTATCTGCACTTGGGTTTCGGCTTCGGCCGGCACCAGTGCATCGGTTTGCAGCTGGCCCGCCTGGAGCTGGGGCTGGTGCTGCAGACGATCTTCCGCCGCCTGCCCGAACTGCGTCTGGCGGTCCCGGCCGAGCAGGTCGAGTTCAAGCTCGACTCGCTGGTGCACGGCGTACGCGCGCTTCCGGTCGAATGGTGAACTGAGGCCGGACGAAACGAAAGGGCCGGTGCCGCGCAATCCGCGGCACCGGCCCTTTCAGGTCTGTGATCGAACCTTCGGTATCAGCGCACCGACGCCTTCACCCGCCCGGACTTGCGCGATGCCACCGCCAGCGAAGGGCTGTGCGCGGTATCGGGTTCCACGGCCGCGGGCGCCTGCCGGGCCTCCCGCCGGTCGGGTGCGACCAGGATCGCGGTGATCGGGATGGTCAGCGACAGCGTGCCGATGATGAAGAACGGTACGAAGAAGTTGAACAGTTCATCGCCCTCCGGAATGGCGGCCGAGTTGTTCAGGTGCACCTGCAATCCGGTGAGCCCGGCGTAGTGCATACCGGTCACCATGACCGCGTAGGCCAGGGAGCCGACCATGAGCACCGGAACCGTCTTGGCCCACAGGCTGAACCACAGCATGAGCGCCGAGGCCACCGCCGCGATGACGTACACCGCGACAATGGAGACCAGGCTGCGATCGGTGCTGCCCTGCACCCGGATGGCGCTGAGCAGCAGCAGGTGCACGGTGCCGAGTCCGCCCGCCATCACCAGCGCGCCCGCGACCAGTCGAATCCAGTTCAGGGTCTTTCCGGCGATCACCAGCGAGATGAAGACGGTCAGCCCGGACAGCGCCGAGAAGAGCGTGGTCATGGTGCTGTCGTAACGCAGTGTGGTGCCTTTGACACCGAAGCCGAGCATGGAGACGAAGACCGAAAGCGCCACGCCGACACCGCCGATGGAGCTGGCAGCGACGAACAGCCAGAGCAGCCGGAAGCGCGCCGTCACCGATTTGGTGGATTGGCGGATGCATGCCAGGCCGCAGGAGGCACCGGCCACCGACACGATCAGTGCCAGACCGATGACCCAGTAGCCCATCGAGAAGTAGATCAACCCAGAACCCCTGCCTGCCTTCGTAATCGCCCGCGGTGTGCGCGAATGTCTACCCGCGCCGGGCGGTTTCGCGTTGTGCGGTCATCAGCCGTTCGATCGCGTACTCGGTGACCGCGGCCAGTGAGCGCCGCACCTCGCCCGGGTCACGGGCGTCGATGTCGACGATGGGTACGCCCTCGCGCACGCTGAGCGCCTCACGGAGTTCGGCGACGGGGAAGCGCGGCGCGTCCGGAAAACGGTTGACCGCGATGAGGAATGGCAGCTTCTTGGCCTCGAAGAAGTCGACGGCGGCGAAGCTGTCCTCGATGCGGCGGGTGTCGACCAGCACCACCGCGCCGATGGCGCCCTTGATGAGGTCGTCCCACATGAACCAGAACCGGCGCTGACCGGGTGTGCCGAACAGGTACAGCACCAGATTGCCGGGCAGGATGATGCGCCCGAAATCCATTGCCACCGTGGTGGTTTCCTTGCCGGGCGTGGCGGCGAGGTCGTCGACCCCGTCCGATACGGCCGTCACCATCGCCTCGGTGCGCAGCGGAACGATCTCCGATACCGCGCCGACGAAGGTGGTCTTGCCCGCGCCGAAACCGCCGGCCACCACGATCTTGGTGGAGGCGACGGTTCGGAACTCCTCGCCCGGGCGAGGCGGGTATTGCTGCGCTACAGCCGGATTCGCGAACTGACCCGGATACTGGGGCCCGCCGTTGGGATACTGCGGCGCACCCCCGTTGTAGCTCCCGCCGTCAAAGGGCGCGGAGTCCATGCAGGGTCCTCTCCATCAAAGAGCGGCGCTCGTCGTAGGTCGCCTGGTCGCTCAGGGTCGAATGCACGCGCAGGGTCCCGGCGACGACGAGATCACCGATCACGACCCGGATCATGCCCAGCGGCCGCTGCAGGTGCGCCGCGATCTCGGCCACCGACAGCCGTGCCGTACCCATCCGCAGGATTTCGGTGCGGATGTCACCGGCGGGCCAATCGAAATGGGCGGTGTAGGAAAGTGTTTCCACGACCGCCTCGAGCGGCAGATCCACTGCCGGTTCGGTGCGGCCGGAGGTCAGCGCGTATGGGCGGACCCGACTGGTGGGACGAGTGCCGC is a genomic window containing:
- a CDS encoding DUF742 domain-containing protein, with product MTTSNGGVGGTRPTSRVRPYALTSGRTEPAVDLPLEAVVETLSYTAHFDWPAGDIRTEILRMGTARLSVAEIAAHLQRPLGMIRVVIGDLVVAGTLRVHSTLSDQATYDERRSLMERTLHGLRAL